A part of Anser cygnoides isolate HZ-2024a breed goose chromosome 17, Taihu_goose_T2T_genome, whole genome shotgun sequence genomic DNA contains:
- the SPRING1 gene encoding SREBP regulating gene protein: MVPCGALLWRRLLRKRWVLGVVFGLSLVYFLSSTFKQEERTVRDRNLLQVQEHEQPILWKDQFSSGNSSHLSNQCRNSVQGKLLITDELGYICERKDLLVNGCCNINVPSTKLYSCDSCLPNGCCSVYEYCVSCCLQPSKQHLLERFLNRAAIAFQNLFMAVEDRFELCLAKCRTSSQSVQHENTYRDPIAKYCYGEYPPELLPV; this comes from the exons ATGGTGCCCTGCGGGGCGCTGCTGTGGCGGCGGCTGCTGCGGAAGCGCTGGGTGCTCGGCGTCGTCTTCGGGCTCTCCCTCGTTTATTTCCTCAGCAGCACCTTCAAGCAG GAAGAAAGGACGGTGAGAGATCGCAACCTCCTCCAAGTGCAAGAGCACGAGCAGCCGATCCTGTGGAAGGACCAGTTCAGCTCAGGGAACAGCAGCCATCTGAGCAACCAGTGCAGGAATTCTGTTCAGGGGAAGCTCCTCATCACAGATGAACTGG gctaCATCTGTGAGAGGAAGGACTTACTGGTCAATGGCTGTTGTAACATCAACGTGCCCAGCACAAAGCTGTACAGCTGTGACAGCTGCCTTCCCAACGGCTGCTGTAGTGTGTATGAGTACTGTGTTTCCTgttgcctgcagcccagcaag CAACACCTTCTGGAGCGTTTCTTGAACCGGGCAGCTATTGCTTTCCAAAACCTCTTCATGGCAGTCGAAGATCGTTTTGAGTTGTGTCTGGCGAAATGTAGGACTTCATCACAG AGCGTGCAGCATGAAAACACCTATAGAGATCCAATTGCAAAATACTGCTATGGCGAATATCCCCCCGAGCTGCTGCCTGTTTGA